In one window of Macadamia integrifolia cultivar HAES 741 chromosome 2, SCU_Mint_v3, whole genome shotgun sequence DNA:
- the LOC122093712 gene encoding uncharacterized protein LOC122093712 → MIYEQGSGSRSRPSVDIGGTVKGMFDKFTSNGKSKGKRSPEIRDMRDAPYKHHDEGQQRIEEAFQPKTLSKKIGKAISRWFHSSMIPPHKAKDPYFKAMVKKIQTCGKNVKRPTPDEIARPYLDTIAKEVDEYIEEFKYKWLEYEVTIMCDGWSGPTRMSIINFLTYCDGKTIFHKSFNASSDIKDSMYLFKLMDEVVQEVGPDYVVPVVTDNASNFKKAGTLLMVKYPTLHWTPCAAHCIDLMFKDIGEMNKVQTLVFDAKMINFI, encoded by the coding sequence ATGATTTATGAACAAGGTTCTGGCTCTAGAAGTCGTCCAAGTGTAGATATTGGAGGCACTGTGAAGGGCATGTTTGATAAATTTACCTCCAATGGTAAAAGTAAGGGGAAAAGGAGCccagaaattagagatatgagagatgcaccatataaacatcatgatgaagggcaacaaaggattgaagaggctttccaaccaaaaacattaagtaagaaaattgggaaagcaatctctaggtggttccacagttctatgattccacctcacaaagCTAAAGATCCATACTTCAAGGCTATGGTCAAGAAGATTCAGACATGTGGGAAAAATGTGAAGCGACCCACACCCGATGAAATTGCAAGGCCATACTTAGATACTATTGcgaaagaggtggatgaatacattgaagagttTAAATACAAGTGGCTTGAATATGAAGTGaccatcatgtgtgatgggtggagtggaccgacgaggatgtccatcatcaattttctgacatattgtgatgggaaaacaatattccataagtctttcaacgcatcctcagatatcaaggactcaatgtatttgtttaaattaatggatgaagttgttcaggaagttgggccagattATGTTGTCCCGGTTGTGACTGATAATGCCTCCAATTTCAAAAAGGCTGGTACTTTACTTATGGTGAAGTATCCCACCTTACACTGGACACCTTGTGCAGCccattgtattgatttgatgttcaagGACATTGGTGAAATGAACAAAGTGCAGACATTGGTTTTTGATGCCAAGATGATCAATTTCATCTAA
- the LOC122093717 gene encoding uncharacterized protein LOC122093717 isoform X1 yields MIRSKMAFIMEFAENLVRRLMEDPKERDQKFREHVYAVHDRCKKTKEMWSLPIRPYGFWTFERHNAQLAWDAQISQVPGRRDPYDDLLQQTYEGNARK; encoded by the exons ATG ATAAGAAGTAAGATGGCATTTATAATGGAATTTGCTGAGAATCTGGTAAGGAGGCTGATGGAGGACCCCAAAGAGCGGGATCAAAAGTTCAGGGAGCATGTTTATGCAGTTCATGATCGATGCAAAAAGACTAAAGAAATGTGGAGCCTACCCATCCGCCCTTATGGGTTCTGGACATTTGAGCGCCACAATGCACAACTTGCATGGGATGCCCAAATCAGCCAGGTCCCTGGACGCAGGGACCCCTATGATGACCTCCTTCAGCAGACTTATGAGGGCAACGCCCGCAAATGA
- the LOC122093717 gene encoding uncharacterized protein LOC122093717 isoform X2: MAFIMEFAENLVRRLMEDPKERDQKFREHVYAVHDRCKKTKEMWSLPIRPYGFWTFERHNAQLAWDAQISQVPGRRDPYDDLLQQTYEGNARK, encoded by the coding sequence ATGGCATTTATAATGGAATTTGCTGAGAATCTGGTAAGGAGGCTGATGGAGGACCCCAAAGAGCGGGATCAAAAGTTCAGGGAGCATGTTTATGCAGTTCATGATCGATGCAAAAAGACTAAAGAAATGTGGAGCCTACCCATCCGCCCTTATGGGTTCTGGACATTTGAGCGCCACAATGCACAACTTGCATGGGATGCCCAAATCAGCCAGGTCCCTGGACGCAGGGACCCCTATGATGACCTCCTTCAGCAGACTTATGAGGGCAACGCCCGCAAATGA